In Monomorium pharaonis isolate MP-MQ-018 chromosome 3, ASM1337386v2, whole genome shotgun sequence, a genomic segment contains:
- the LOC105837770 gene encoding anaphase-promoting complex subunit 15 has product MSIRPLWPDLRPRATDPLWFNADRPCDDESEVAALEAEHQAWRDHVRVQGYEHIPIGKTVSDFRGSEGEEEEEEEEEGEGEEEDESDTHEEEEEELDEIDMEVSYSHHPQRSSPTDTVTAPVSIRMVNASNLTRYS; this is encoded by the exons ATGTCGATTAGACCGTTGTGGCCGGATTTGCGGCCGCGTGCGACCGATCCACTGTGGTTCAATGCCGATAGACCGTGCGACGACGAGAGCGAGGTCGCCGCTCTTGAAGCGGAGCACCAAGCCTGG AGGGATCATGTGCGGGTGCAGGGCTATGAGCACATTCCGATCGGGAAGACGGTGAGCGAT TTCAGGGGTtcggagggggaggaggaggaagaggaggaggaggagggggagggcgAGGAGGAAGACGAGTCGGACACCcacgaggaagaggaagaggagctCGACGAGATCGACATGGAGGTCAGTTATTCCCATCATCCGCAGAGGTCCAGTCCGACGGACACGGTGACCGCTCCTGTATCCATTCGGATGGTCAACGCATCGAATTTGACTCGTTATTCTTAA